One Gemmatimonadota bacterium genomic window carries:
- a CDS encoding DUF2283 domain-containing protein gives MKVRYFSDTDTALVEFVDKKFFETREINENIYVDLDEEGNLVSMTIEHAKANAGL, from the coding sequence ATGAAAGTACGATACTTTTCCGATACGGATACGGCACTGGTTGAATTTGTAGATAAAAAATTTTTTGAGACCAGAGAAATCAATGAAAACATCTATGTCGATCTCGATGAAGAGGGTAATCTGGTAAGTATGACAATTGAACACGCCAAAGCAAATGCAGGACTCTGA